AGGTcgtatcaaggttaatagaaattcaaggtTTATACCATAAGGCGTCtacgactgatatttgacttctaccacgctttttaatagtgatgtcatagaatatgattagttgcgtgttttgtcaaaatctgcctgtcttgtccagcagtccGTGCAGTAcattaaattgcaaattatagcaagcccgattacatgatggtctaaccttgtatttttattaacattggGTGATACGTATAGGCtaacttctatttttttgtaccGTTCTAAGGATTTTGATTTGTTATCATTAGTACTGATAAATATCCAACAGGTCTCAAATACCTGAAAACcaacaaaaatctaaaaaatgcCGAATGAATATTGTTCGAAGCAATATTTACAATGTTGTGAGCgtaatgttaaattaaaaagtagatGATTTGTACTGAtcttatgctaaaaaaataggTCATAGGTGATTTATTCATgatgttattaaaattactttggaTTCAGGAAaggtattaatataaaatgtaagatAATAACACAAATTCAAAATCAATGTATAAGTGACTTTTTTGCTCAAATcactttaaaagtaaaattttattcaaattctacaaaaatgatCAAGGGAAAAGAGgttgtgaaaaagtaattaccCTTCACACTTGTTGATATATAAAACTgagtaacaaatattattatatttactttttggtATTCTCGAAGTCCTCTCTGTATATGATGTAAGTAAAGTGGACAGCCTTCACTCATTTTTAATATCTGATTAAGAGAAATCACTGCTTCCTCTGCCATATCTATAATCTCAGGAGAATACATGGGAGCGTAGAGTTCCTCAGAGCAGGTTAATGgcactaattaaatattaattaattgtagttGTTCAATAATTGAAATCAATATTTACCATCATAATCAGGAATACATATTGATGATTCAGTCCAATAAAAATGATGACAGTCAGATTTGCAGTTGTTAGGTGAGTATATacccaaattttgacaaatttttgtcTCTTTATTACAATTGTAACCATGAGATGAGACTCGAATGTCCACTAAATAGTTGACTGAGTTGTGAGACTAATAAATGCTTCAGTAGTTTTGCTtagatatggaaaaaaataatgatttaccATAATTTGAGCACAGAAGactttatgtaattttaaatcacagTGATCCTCAACTCCGAAATAGAGTTTCAGTCCTTCCAAAGTCTGTTGTGTAATGTTAATAATTGATTCTGTTACGGGAATACGAATAAAGTCGTGATGGAGTGGGAATAATAATCCATTCACTATCAtgggtaatatatttttaaaagtatataatcgTAGTTTAAATCTTACCCTTGCTTAATAATAGCAAAAAGAGGGAGATGACCGATCGATTCATTGTGAAGTTGATAACTGATATTTCACggtgtatattttatagtacGTTATTAAGTTTTATGATGAATATATCAAAGTAAAGTCCTGAATTTcagttcaatattattttgtaccTTATGCATACACTTATCAGAGTTTCCACTCTCCGGTAGTTACCGGACTTTGTTTGAGTATAATCGTCAAAGGATAACACTTTTGtacagaatatattataataaatattcctcACAAATAACATTATGGCTTTAAAAGATGcgatattttgttgaaattgcaTCAAATAAGTCggatttttaaagatttatgcGACAAATTGAAAACCCGTCTGTCCAATTCTCTGGTACCATTATTCCAAACCTTTtgagtaaatatacatatataaaactttgcaacaaaattaAGGTCATGGAGCCCCCacaggctgaaacccacatttactattgttatttaagccgtagaacacaaatatgactattaaaactttataggtttggcctttaaagccttcttttaaaataaagtttttagggtataactacgattcaatgccatatttcgacatgaaatcattatatagatataatcaATGGAAATAACAAACTGATgcaaacatttcagcatttgaaaaatgaattatttattactttatcttgattaaaattaataaaaatgtatataaccaccaaaaaatccagtaaaatggATGACctacttagaaaataatatattttttcttcaagtgttTTATATCCTAGCTGAATTTATAGAATGGAtcatatatttccattttttaataggtcttgaaaaaaaaaaaaatttcattgatttttggtcaaattagtttttaaatttattaagaaatttaagttgggtaggttgcgtgaatatagattacaattaTATTCCGGGTTATAACTGTCAAAcaatccattattttgaatatcaagCATCTCTAAACTTGTTTTAGTCCCattacatctaaattattaattattttagtataaattatttgttataaactGATAAACGATTCAAACCTTTTAAgtgaatatacatttataatgaaAGGCATTTGTTACGAAATGTAACTCATGTTCAGTATTAAGGATAAGatagaaacaaatttaaatattattatgaacttagatatatatatatactggaaTACTGATACTTGTATTTAAACTTGTGAAAAGTTCCAAATAATGTGagctacatttttaataataaatatacatcatTTAGTCCATATTCTATAGTTCCGGATTTTTTATAGTCCTACGCTTTTCATTTCATGACCCAGTCAGTACTGAAATTTAACATTTACATTGCAGAAGAATAAATGTTGGTTCGATATATTTAAAGTCTGGAGTAGTCCGAACTCTGTTATCTGCGGAATCAAATAATCCAAGACTGTTATACATATGAatgttaatacaaaatataatattatagtcattaataaagcaaagtctgAGTGTTTAACGACGATCCTATGCAGATATAGCTCATcgcatcatattaaaaaggaatataaaaataatatatatattcagggaTGACTGcatatagtgctccatgatgtatatccaGTAAGACTAATCTGTAGTAGTTTTGAGTAaggtcgttttttttttgttagcatcctgaaaagtgaattttcttttcttaagctgctatcaatataattatttaattttgtaggagtgaacttccttgcTTACTATATAcaaactaaaattaatatatcctAAAAGACGA
The sequence above is drawn from the Lepeophtheirus salmonis chromosome 5, UVic_Lsal_1.4, whole genome shotgun sequence genome and encodes:
- the LOC121118292 gene encoding uncharacterized protein, with translation MNRSVISLFLLLLSKVNGLLFPLHHDFIRIPVTESIINITQQTLEGLKLYFGVEDHCDLKLHKVFCAQIMSHNSVNYLVDIRVSSHGYNCNKETKICQNLGIYSPNNCKSDCHHFYWTESSICIPDYDVPLTCSEELYAPMYSPEIIDMAEEAVISLNQILKMSEGCPLYLHHIQRGLREYQKKFYESEIPFISYAMDLQVVTKDQNCKHINLLCKNVQIVQYQNCSLDRASCNLLINTKDIFCE